Proteins encoded together in one Eublepharis macularius isolate TG4126 chromosome 2, MPM_Emac_v1.0, whole genome shotgun sequence window:
- the LOC129323489 gene encoding olfactory receptor 10V1-like: protein MGYGNQTEFHFRPFSTVPETQLVIFLFFLFLYILSLLGNVTVVLIVHASHFLHTPMYFFLAILAALEICYSSVIAPTALVNLLSQKNATISLSGCGTQMFFFVFLGGADCVLLAIMAYDRYVAICHPLHYMLIMNKKVCTGLVAASLLLGFMLSLQLTILIFRLPFCGSNEINHFFCDIPAILRLACSDTHVHQTALFVVSVIVLTIPFLLICISYTFIVVAILHISSAEGRQRAFSTCSSHLMVVLLQYGCCSFIYLRPSSSYSPDEGRIVSVVYTFVTPLLNPLIYSMRNKDLKEAFIRVMKSGFPEKKITFSQQLGNRRPLY, encoded by the coding sequence ATGGGGTATGGAAACCAAACTGAGTTCCATTTCCGTCCCTTCTCAACTGTGCCTGAGACACAGTTGGTCATTTTCCTGTTCTTCCTGTTCCTATACATACTCAGCCTCCTTGGAAATGTCACTGTGGTGCTCATTGTTCATGCTAGCCACTTCCTCCATAcccccatgtattttttcttggcCATTCTGGCTGCTCTGGAGATCTGTTACTCTTCTGTCATTGCTCCCACGGCCCTAGTCAACCTTCTGTCCCAGAAAAATGCCACAATCTCCTTAAGTGGTTGCGGAACCCAGATGTTCTTCTTTGTCTTCTTGGGAGGGGCTGACTGTGTTTTGTTGGCCATCATGGCTTATGATCGATATGTGGCAATTTGCCATCCACTACACTACATGCTTATCATGAACAAAAAGGTCTGTACAGGCCTTGTAGCTGCATCTTTGCTGCTGGGCTTCATGTTGTCCCTACAGTTGACCATTCTTATCTTCCGCCTGCCGTTCTGTGGTAGTAATGAAATTAATCACTTTTTCTGTGACATTCCAGCCATCTTGAGATTGGCTTGTAGTGACACACATGTCCACCAGACAGCTCTATTTGTAGTTAGTGTCATAGTCCTAACCATACCCTTCCTTCTAATCTGCATCTCATACACCTTCATTGTGGTGGCCATCTTGCACATCAGCTCTGCAGAAGGCCGCCAACGAGCCTTCTCTACGTGCTCATCCCATTTGATGGTCGTCCTCTTACAGTATGGCTGCTGCAGTTTCATATACTTACGCCCAAGCTCCAGCTACTCCCCAGATGAAGGTCGAATAGTATCTGTGGTCTACACCTTTGTTACTCCTTTGTTGAACCCTCTGATTTACAGCATGAGAAACAAGGACTTAAAGGAAGCATTCATCCGAGTGATGAAGAGtggtttcccagaaaaaaagataaCATTTAGTCAACAATTAGGAAACAGAAGGCCCCTCTATTAG